A genomic segment from Phragmites australis chromosome 6, lpPhrAust1.1, whole genome shotgun sequence encodes:
- the LOC133921532 gene encoding serine/threonine receptor-like kinase NFP yields MEPPRLLALVALLLCLCALPAPARSQNATTTPVAAPASVEGFNCSANRTYPCQAYALYRAGFAGVPLDLAAVGDLFSVSRFMVAHANNLSISAAPTAGQPLLVPLQCGCPSGSPNTYAPTQYQIAPGDTYWIISTTKLQNLTQYQAVERVNPTLVPTNLDVGVMVTFPIFCQCPAAADNTTTALVTYVMQPGDTYASIATAFAVDSQSLVSLNGPEPSKQQFQEILVPLRRQVPQWLPPIVLRNNASATPPSPPPSASPAATVASNDRNGVVTGLAVGLGVVGALWLLQTILLACLWRRRKAKGRQGDAVVSGDVVEGGRFAKSGSGGVGGGDRFLVSDISEWLDKYRVFKVEELERGTGGFDDAHLIQGSVYKADIDGEVFAVKKMKWDACEELKILQKVNHSNLVKLEGFCINPETGDCYLVYEYVENGSLDLWLLDRDRARSLGWRARLHIALDLAHGLQYIHEHTWPRVVHKDIKSSNVLLDAGMRAKIANFGLAKTGHNAVTTHIVGTQGYIAPEYLADGLVTTKMDVFAYGVVLLELVSGREAAGDSGEPLWADADDRVFRGRDEGLEARVVAWMDPVLAEQTCPPGSVASVVSVARACLHRDPSKRPSMVDVAYTLSKADEHFSD; encoded by the exons ATGGAGCCGCCGCGGCTGCTGGCGTTGGTCGCGCTGCTGCTGTGCCTGTGCGCGCTCCCCGCGCCCGCGCGGTCCCAGAACGCGACTACCACGCCCGTGGCCGCGCCGGCGTCAGTGGAGGGGTTCAACTGCTCTGCGAACCGCACGTACCCGTGCCAGGCCTACGCGCTGTACCGCGCGGGCTTCGCGGGCGTGCCACTCGACCTCGCCGCCGTGGGCGACCTCTTTAGCGTCAGCCGCTTCATGGTAGCGCACGCCAACAACCTCTCCATCTCGGCCGCGCCGACCGCGGGGCAGCCGCTGCTCGTGCCGCTCCAATGCGGCTGCCCCTCCGGGTCCCCCAACACCTACGCGCCGACGCAGTACCAGATCGCCCCGGGGGACACGTACTGGATCATCTCCACCACCAAGCTGCAGAACCTCACGCAGTACCAGGCCGTGGAGCGCGTAAACCCGACGCTGGTACCGACGAACCTAGATGTCGGCGTCATGGTCACGTTCCCCATCTTCTGCCAGTgcccggccgccgccgacaACACCACCACCGCGCTCGTCACCTACGTCATGCAGCCGGGTGACACCTACGCGTCCATCGCTACCGCCTTCGCCGTCGACTCCCAGTCTCTTGTTTCCCTCAACGGGCCCGAGCCGAGTAAGCAGCAGTTCCAGGAGATACTCGTGCCGCTCCGCCGTCAGGTGCCGCAGTGGCTGCCGCCAATCGTGCTCCGAAACAACGCCTCGGCGacgccgccgtccccgccgccgtccGCGTCCCCCGCCGCGACTGTCGCGAGCAACGACCGGAACGGGGTGGTCACCGGGCTGGCCGTCGGGTTGGGCGTCGTGGGTGCTCTTTGGCTGCTGCAGACGATTCTGCTGGCCTGCCTGTGGAGACGCCGCAAGGCGAAGGGGAGGCAGGGGGATGCGGTGGTGAGCGGCGACGTTGTTGAGGGCGGCAGGTTTGCGAAGAGCGGGTCCGGCGGCGTCGGCGGTGGGGACAGGTTCTTGGTGAGCGACATATCGGAGTGGCTGGACAAGTACAGGGTGTTCAAGGTAGAGGAGCTGGAGCGCGGCACGGGGGGCTTCGACGATGCGCACCTCATCCAGGGCAGCGTGTACAAGGCGGACATCGACGGCGAGGTGTTCGCcgtgaagaagatgaagtgggaCGCCTGCGAGGAGCTCAAGATCCTGCAAAAG GTGAACCACAGCAACCTGGTGAAGCTGGAGGGGTTCTGCATCAACCCGGAGACGGGCGACTGCTACCTGGTGTACGAGTACGTGGAGAACGGGTCGCTGGACCTGTGGCTGCTGGACCGCGACCGCGCGCGTAGTCTGGGCTGGCGCGCGCGCCTCCACATCGCGCTGGACCTCGCCCACGGCCTCCAGTACATCCACGAGCACACCTGGCCGCGCGTGGTGCACAAGGACATCAAGAGCAGCAACGTCCTCCTGGACGCCGGCATGCGCGCCAAGATCGCCAACTTCGGCCTCGCCAAGACGGGCCACAACGCCGTCACCACCCACATCGTCGGCACGCAAGGGTACATCGCGCCAGAGTACCTCGCCGACGGCCTTGTCACCACCAAGATGGACGTGTTCGCCTACGGCGTCGTCCTGCTCGAGCTGGTGTCCGGACGCGAGGCCGCCGGCGACAGCGGCGAGCCGCTGTGGGCGGACGCGGACGACAGGGTGTTCCGGGGACGGGACGAGGGGCTGGAGGCGCGGGTGGTGGCGTGGATGGACCCCGTGCTTGCGGAGCAGACGTGCCCGCCGGGCAGCGTGGCGAGCGTGGTGAGCGTCGCGAGGGCGTGCCTGCACCGGGACCCGTCCAAGCGCCCCAGCATGGTGGACGTGGCGTACACGCTGTCCAAGGCGGACGAGCACTTCTCCGACTAG